One stretch of Plasmodium yoelii strain 17X genome assembly, chromosome: 5 DNA includes these proteins:
- a CDS encoding mRNA-decapping enzyme subunit 1, putative, whose translation MKKKNNVSTNHGKLKNAVNRYDMNCSYNYNEYKTNNKNVKNNITGTDMNNYKNYDSGGGYNNNNNNTTNSRGSLNTNSGYSHGNIISNNSNYHYSYNLKHNKNSYIYDYNSYGSRKMYEYKDKHKGQTNGNNIKNNNNNDGNNNGGNKEIGNKEIGNNDGGGNNNGGGNNNGGGNIAQKEETNSNKEDNKNGPTAIISDNINNLENTKKEENISEEMSLLREKICFKMLKSIDIYITEIIMKSCFVTVYKMNENELKWKRADIEGFLYIVKRSIKPFYRLIITNKKNENHLLEDINDNMNLSTDQNYIFYKILNKENKSKSIYSLWFYSTEEKEKIYSVLKNIVGNISKEEKEKKNKQSYINSEQYISITNKDNVMSGVSRNSIANYNKSVNFILSKGDDNNTVNNLENCSEENEARTNDNDMLLASNSELPSICNLKNINNWYEENSINKETLKSIEHQYNSIDGVNLLDDQITNINMSNNEMDDNNSKIYGGIKKEFILKNNEINKKKKKSVESYTHDNSINGNEHFIDIITKPLKNKNRDYEHPLDVINNENSDSVVDIDKNKICENYNNIKMSSYQNMQEYNNDKAGRKLLYIIKGLSRDETKEGLEKKYSQDIYYDKKNIGNNNGVYKMKNNLLDEKNNFFSKEISGKTGGEAIMNLLGLNKNNDQKEERDDVSILDIDRNIRVMNNEHVKIGDNNNDDDDENDEIKNVRDKIQINKNGKNCNNPSMCNFNENEISEREVLINNMMKNGNLNNSYNNMKKINLPKRESLETFEQDKECMSNNGNNGNSNIYAYYKNMYIGNEGNIKKNVRKHSNDKLDDNELIENRNYNKDINILCNNGQDEKAMTNALLDIMKLASNKAMNDQQKLNIKNSEQHIVNNTNKQHIHNNYINSYDVLLKMQNSMENEDNMTNSMVNIISNSSSNNNNNSYVYNTNLMSKHENKQNNNKREHYGDHNNIDDFENKNLILNKNTIYNVIKETLQSEEFINLIWEKLLARNKFT comes from the coding sequence atgaaaaaaaaaaataacgtATCCACAAATCATGGCAAGCTGAAAAATGCTGTGAATCGTTATGATATGAActgttcatataattataatgaatataagaCGAATAATAAGAatgtgaaaaataatataacagGAACAGATATGAATAACTATAAGAATTATGATAGTGGAGGtggatataataataataataataatacaacaAATAGTCGCGGAAGTTTGAATACTAATTCTGGTTATAGCCatggaaatataataagtaataatagtaattatcattattcttataatttaaaacataataaaaattcatatatatatgattataaTTCATATGGATCAAGGAAAATGTACGAATATAAGGATAAGCATAAAGGGCAAACAAATGGAaacaacataaaaaataataataataatgatggaaataataatggtGGAAATAAAGAGATTGGAAATAAAGAGATTGGAAATAATGATGGTGGtggaaataataatggtggtggaaataataatggtGGTGGAAATATTGCACAAAAAGAAGAAACaaattcaaataaagaagataataaaaatgggcCAACAGCCATTATATCtgataatattaacaatttagaaaatacaaaaaaagaagaaaatataagtGAAGAAATGAGCTTGCTTCgagaaaaaatatgttttaaaatGCTTAAAAgcatagatatatatataactgaAATTATTATGAAATCATGTTTTGTAACAGTATATAAAATGAAcgaaaatgaattaaaatgGAAAAGAGCAGATATAGAAGGTTTTCTTTATATTGTTAAAAGATCAATAAAACCTTTTTATAGATTAAttataacaaataaaaaaaatgaaaatcaTTTATTAGAAGatattaatgataatatgaatttatcAACAgatcaaaattatattttttataaaattctaaataaagaaaataaatcaaaaagtatatatagtTTATGGTTTTATAGTACAgaagaaaaggaaaaaatatattcagttttaaaaaacatagttggaaatatatctaaagaagaaaaagagaaaaaaaataaacaatcatatataaattcggaacaatatatttctatTACTAATAAGGATAATGTTATGAGTGGCGTTTCTAGGAATAGCATTgctaattataataaaagtgttaattttattttatcaaaagGAGATGATAATAACACTGTTAATAATTTGGAAAATTGTtcagaagaaaatgaagCACGTactaatgataatgatatgTTGCTTGCATCTAATTCTGAATTACCATCTATatgtaatttaaaaaatataaataattggTATGAGGaaaatagtataaataaagaaacgtTGAAAAGTATAGAACACCAATATAATTCAATTGATGGTGTAAATTTGTTAGATGATCAAATAACAAACATAAATATGAGCAATAATGAAATggatgataataatagtaaaattTATGGAGGTATTAAAAAAGAatttatacttaaaaataatgaaataaataaaaaaaaaaaaaaaagtgtagAATCATATACACATGATAATAGTATAAATGGTAATGAacattttatagatataataacaaaaccattaaaaaataaaaatagggATTATGAGCATCCTCTTGATGttattaataatgaaaatagtgATAGTGTTGTAgatattgataaaaataaaatttgtgaaaattataataatataaaaatgtcatcatatcaaaatatgcaagaatataataatgataaggCTGGTcgtaaattattatatattattaaaggtCTTTCAAGAGATGAAACAAAAGAAGggttagaaaaaaaatattctcaagatatttattatgataaaaaaaatataggaaataataatggtgtatataaaatgaaaaataatttattggatgaaaaaaataattttttttcgaaaGAAATTAGTGGAAAAACAGGTGGAGAAGctattatgaatttattagggttaaataaaaataatgatcaAAAAGAAGAAAGAGATGATGTGTCAATATTAGATATAGATAGAAATATCAGAGTAATGAATAATGAACATGTAAAAATTggagataataataatgatgatgatgatgaaaatgatgaaataaaaaatgtaagagataaaatacaaattaataaaaatggaaaaaattgtaataatcCAAGTATGTGtaattttaatgaaaatgaaatatcTGAAAGGGaagttttaataaataatatgatgaaaaatggaaatttaaataattcttataataatatgaaaaaaataaatttaccAAAAAGAGAATCACTAGAAACATTTGAACAAGATAAAGAGTGCATGTCAAATAATGGTAATAATGGGAATAGCAATATATATgcttattataaaaatatgtatattggCAATGAAggtaacataaaaaaaaatgtgaggAAGCATAGTAATGATAAGTTAGATGATAATGAATTAATTGAAAATAGgaattataataaagatataaatatattgtgtAATAATGGTCAAGATGAAAAAGCTATGACAAATGCTTTGTTAGATATTATGAAATTAGCATCAAATAAAGCTATGAATGATcaacaaaaattaaatataaaaaattctgAACAACATATTGTAAATAACACAAATAAACAACATATACataacaattatataaattctTATGATGTTTTGCTAAAAATGCAAAACTCAATggaaaatgaagataatatGACAAATTCAATggtaaatataatatcaaatagtagtagtaataataataataattcatatGTGTATAATACCAATTTAATGAGCAAGcatgaaaataaacaaaataataataaacgtGAACATTATGGtgatcataataatatagatgattttgaaaataagaacctaattttaaataaaaataccaTATATAACGTAATTAAAGAAACATTACAATCTGAAGAATTTATAAATCTTATATGGGAAAAATTATTGGCAAGAAATaaatttacataa